One genomic segment of Danio aesculapii chromosome 15, fDanAes4.1, whole genome shotgun sequence includes these proteins:
- the lta gene encoding lymphotoxin-alpha: MTGQSNPRFRLLIGWCCLMSSALLTMTVYLATSSIKQSETNTTTSGHLNSAGLQEKRVQNSELPALDVYDYIRLLKDKEKIWICTQPCESKTLKLNNSSVEIAKSGLYHIHAQVSFKRQEKTQETKKTSQKNTINLIKNKGLGAQKKLSEVISFEPGTLRLIRLVKLKEGDSISLDITQSMSILEDEYHTYWEIILLNEK, translated from the exons ATGACCGGCCAGAGTAACCCCAGGTTCCGCCTCCTGATTGGCTGGTGCTGCCTGATGAGCTCAGCTCTTTTGACGATGACAGTATATCTCGCGACAAGTTCGATCAAACAG tcTGAAACAAACACGACAACATCTGGACATCTTAATTCAGCAG GACTTCAAGAAAAGAGAGTCCAAAATTCAG AACTTCCAGCTCTGGATGTTTACGACTATATCCGTCTGCTCAAAG ATAAGGAAAAAATCTGGATATGCACTCAACCATGCGAGAGCAAAACGCTTAAACTGAACAACAGCAGTGTTGAAATTGCAAAATCTGGCCTGTACCATATCCATGCTCAGGTCAGCTTTAAGAGACAAGAGAAGACGCAGGAAACAAAGAAGACTtcacaaaaaaatactattaatttaATCAAGAACAAAGGTCTCGGCGCACAGAAAAAGTTGAGTGAGGTAATCAGCTTTGAACCAGGAACATTGAGACTGATCCGGCTGGTCAAGCTGAAAGAGGGAGACAGCATCAGCTTGGATATAACTCAATCCATGAGCATATTAGAAGATGAGTACCACACTTACTGGGAAATTATCTTGCTTAATGAAAAATAA